GCATCTATAATAGAATGACCAATATGGTCATCAACTATTACAAATTTCCCAGCTGAAACTTTTGCACTTTCAATAAATTTTGCAAATACACTACCCTCAGTTATTATTTCTGCTTCTTCTTGTCCGTGTATACCTTCAGCTATATAAATATCAGAATCGGAAATAAGTGTGCATTTACCTACTGAACCTCTAACTTCTATTGTTCCTTTACATTTTATAGAAAAACCATCCATTACTGAACCATGAACTACTACAGAACCTACAAAAACAATGTTTCCAACTTTAATATCAACATCTCCTTGAATATGTTTAACAGGTTCTACACAAATCTTATTACCTTTTTTGATAACTTGGCCATCTATAGCAGCTCTTAATTGTAAACCATCAGGGCTTAGTATAGTATTTTCACCTGCTGGAATCTGCTTATCTTGACCAGGTCTTGCCGGCATAATTTTTCCTGTAACAGTATAACCTGCTTCACCTTCAGAAAAAGGTATTTTTTCAACAAGTAGATCGTTTTTTAGCACATTTTGGATTTTTTTATTTATAAGTTTAAAATCAAATTTCCCTTTCTCTATTATTTCTCTATAAGTATTTGTATCACTATTTATATCAAAATGATATTTAAATTGAGCATTTTCTCCATTTATAGGTTTTTTACCTTTAGCAACAATAACATCCTGATAATAAATTTTTTCATCTACCAATTTTTCTATCTCTTCTTTAATTATTCCCTCAACAACTCCATTATTCTTCAATCCTTCAAGTATCTCTTCAGCACTTAATTCAAAACCTCTAGCTTTGGGAGGGAACATTATTACAGAAGCACTCATTTCATCATGTGAAACTTTTATTTGAAATGTTGCAGAAGCTTCATATAAACCATTATATTCGCCAACAACAACATATTCTCCTTTTGCCTCTTCAACCACTTTTCTAATTATTTTTTCATTATAATTTGTTAAATTTTTCGTTTTGATGATATCAATAACCTCATTAAATTTGATAACCTTTCCACCTTTTGCTTTTGGTGGTGTAACTTTAAGTAAAACACCACTTTTACTCAATATTATACTGAATTTACCATCGGGATCAAGAATTTCTTCTACTTTTATTTCTTTAGAAGATAAATCTAACTCTTCAACTCTCTCTTCTATAACTTTTGAAACTTTATAAATCAATATTTTATAAGGTTTTTTATTTAATCCTAAAAAGCCAGTGGAACCATAGTTTATAATTTCATATTCAACTTCGTTTAAAGAAGCGTGTAATTTTTTGCAACCTTCCGATATTGCTTTTTCAAGAGAATAAGCTTCAATAATAATTTTCTTTGATTTCTCTGTAAAATTTAATGTTCTTAATAATTCTTTAAGCTTATCCATAATCTTTCCAATCTATTTGATATAATCAATAATATAAACTAAAATATTATTCTTTATTTTTATCAAGTTCTTTCTCTAAATTAACATTCATATTTAAAAATTTTGCAACTTTTGATCTTAATCTAATAATAGCTTTGGTATGTAATTGAGACACTCTAGACTCAGTTATATCAAGAACTTCTCCTATCTCTTTCAATGTTAATTCTTCATAATAATAAAGTATTAAAACTTTTTTTTCTTTATCTGGCAACTCTTTAATAGCATCAGCAAGCAAATTTGTAATTTCTGTTTTTTCTACTATTCTTTCAGGATTTTTAACTTCAGGAGATTCAACAGTATTGATAAATTCAATAGGTTCTCCATCCCCACTTTGCTTTGAATATAAATCAGATAGAGAAAGTAAAGTTGTTCCATTTGCATCAGTATACCATTTTTGTAATTCTTCATAAGAAATATTTAATTTATTTGCTATTTCTTCATCAGATGGAGGTCTTCCTAATTCTTCTTCCAATTTACTTATAGTTGATTCCAACTGTTTTGTCTTCTGTCTAATTGTTCTTGGAATCCAGTCTAAATTTCTTAATTCATCGTAAATAGAACCCATAATTCTTGTTGTAGCATAAGTATTAAACTTTATCTTTTTAGATGGATCATATTTTTCAATAGCATCAAGTAATCCAATTGTTCCAAATCCTAATAAATCATCAAATTCAACTGCTCCTTTAATTTTATATGAAATTTTACCTGCTATATGCTTTACAAGAGGTGCATACTTTATCACAAAATATTCTCTAATTTTTTCATTTCCAGTATTTTTATACTCAAGCCATAATTCTTCTTCAGTTTTATTTTCAAACACTATACCCCTCCTATGTGAAAAAATAAAGTTTAACTTAAAAGGATTAAAATAACCAAAGCAATAATCAAAATAATAATAGCAATAAAAATAAAGCCTGTTGATAAATTTAGCCCTCTTGATTTAATATTTTTTGTAGGTTTATTAATTTTTGAATAATCAATATTAGCATATTCTCCATCAACTTTTATATCAGTACCACATATTAATTTTCCTGTTATTCCTGGCCCAAATTCAACTATTATTTTGTATAAATCATCATCAAGTTTTTCTTTTGATAAAATTTTAGCAAGTATTGGTTGAAAATTCCCATTCTCATCTATACCATTCATTAATTTAGTTAAAAAAGTTGCTATTTCTCTTTGATCAATTATTTTAACCTTTATAGAGTCTCCAACATTAAAAAGACTAATACTTGACCCCCTAACTGGAGAATAAAATGGTTCACATTCAAGTTGGATAATATTTATTCCTTTAGTATCATTAGATATATTATTTTTATTTTTTTCATCTGAATTTTCTGATAAATCTTCACGTTCTATTTCCTCATCAAAATATTTATTCTTACATTTAATCATACTAAAAATATCAATATTTTGTAAGTCAATTTTAACAATAACATTTGTTTCACCAAAGAATTTCTCAAAAATATTAGTAAAAAGAATAATTTGTTTTTCTTCAAATTTTTTATCGCTCATATATTTTATATCATCATAAATTTTAAAGTTTCCATTTTTCACATAACTTTTAATAAATTCAAATAGTTCAGTCTCCATTTTATTTTCATGCAACAAGGAGAGTCTTAAATTTTCTATAGTTTCAATAACATTTTGATAATCATCTTTAATATTAATATTAAATGCAGAAGCATCTTTTGTTATCAAAATAAAAGAGCTATCCTCTATATTACATATTTTCCTATTATAAAATAGAACCATATCAACATAAATATTATTTAAATTACATGAAGCTTTCAATTTAATTACAGCAATATCCTTATCTATTGAATCTATTATCTTCAATGCTGCTTCTTCATCTCCACCAGTAAAAATTAGTAAAAGTTTTGCAAATTTTTTGTCTATATTTCTCTTATTAACCAGTGAATCAATCTTTGATTCCTCCATATTAATCCTCTTTGTCCTCCATCATCATATTTTTAATAACCTTTGCAATTTTCTCTGGTTTATTTTCTATTTTCTTTTTATTTTTTAAATAAATATAATCCTGATCAATAGATTCTATATCACTATTAACAATAGAAGAAGAGGAAGTAGAACTTATTAATGTTTTTTCTGAATCACCAATAGATACCTCCTTTAAATCATCATCAGAATGGATAATTTTTGGTTCATTTAAATTAATATTATTATCTATTATTACTTTATTTTCTTTAACTTCCCCCTCAAGTGAAGTTATTTCATCTTTATCAGGAAAATTTTTATATTCAAAAGATCTGAAATTATTAGATTCATCAATAATATCTTCTTGATTTTCTTGTTTCTCCAAACTACTAAAAATTGAAGAATAATTTATATCTTCTTCTTCTTCTTTAACATCTTCCTCTAATTTGCTTTTCTCAACAATATCTTCCTTATCTATCTTATTGTCTTCAAAATTACTTCTCAAGTAATCTTCAAAATTTAAGTTAGAATTTTCTGGATTTTCCTCCTTCTTTTTAATATTTATAGCTACATTATTATCAAATGTATCAATAGATATATTTTTATCAATAAAAATAGCTAGAATTATACCAAAAATAGACATTATTATTGTTGAAAATATTGTTCTAATAATAAGTTTAATAAAAGAAACTCCTACAATTAAAGAAGGGAAGAAACTAAAAATAAATCCTATTGTTGTAAAAAATATTATTATATAAATTGTTTTTTTCATAATTCTTTTATAAAACTAAATATTTATTTATTTTCTATAATTTTAAAATAAAAAATAAAAAATTAAACATTTTTATATTTTTTTTATTTAAATAAATTACCGTATGGCAAAATTAATAGCAGGTTTAAATTTTTCAAAAATTAAAATTAAATTTTTTTATTAATAATTATTATAGATTTAACTTACATTTGAATAATTAAAAAATTTTTTTATAAATCCTACAATCCCTTTACCTTCAACATTATTTATATGTTCCAGTTGAGAAACAACATGATATATAGAAAGGGAAGCTTTTGATTTAGGATTAAGAACAAGAAATGGTTTTTGCAGTTTTACAGCTTTTTCAACAATTTCATCATCCATAATGTAACCTAAATTTTCAACTTTTATCGATAAGAATTGAAAAGCAATATTTATAATTCTTTCTGCAACTTTTTTCCCTTCTGCTATAGTTTTACATTTATTTATTACAAGCTTAATTACTATATCTTTATCGAGAGCATATATAGATTTTATAATACCATAAGCATCAGTAATAGCAGTTGTTTCTGGTGTTGTTACTATTATTGTTTCATCTGAAGCAACTATAAAAGATAAAACATTATTAGAAACACCAGCACCTGTATCAATTATTATTATATCAGCAAAGTTAAGTTCTGATAGTGATTCTATAAAATTTTCTCTTTCATCATCAGGAAGATTTGCAAGTTCTGAAAAACCAGAAGCACCAGCAATTATTTTTATCCCATATTTCGTATCAAGAACTATCTCTTTCATTGTCTTTTTTCTTTTTACAACATGGTAAAGGTTATATTTTGGTATTATTCCAAGTATTACATTAACATTTGCAAGACCAAGATCAGCATCCATCACCAGAACATTTTTCCCATATTGAGCATAAGCTATAGCCAAGTTAACAGCAAAATTAGTTTTGCCAACACCACCTTTTCCAGAAGCTACAGTAATAATCTTAGTTTTACCCTTCTTTTCTTTTTCTTCCATTACTTTTCTTAATTTTTCAGCTTGATCAATCATAAATCCTTTCCCCCTGAAATAAAATATCCATAATTTTCTTTTTATCAGGAACAATTAATGTTTCCAATATATCTTGTCCATTTGTTAAAAAAGAAATAGGCAAATTAAATTTCCACAATGCAGAAACAACTTGCCCTAATGTATTTGTTTCATCAAGTTTTGTAACAATTATCGAATCATAATTTATAAATTTAAATCTTTCTATTATATCTATAATATCGGAATATTTTGTTGTTGCAGAAATAGTTAAAAATATTTTTAATTTCTTTTTTTTAATATCAAGTCTATCTTTAATAATTGCAAGGTGATGATTATCCTTTTGAGAAGTTCCGAGTGTATCAACAAAAATTAAATCTGTATCATCAACTATATTTTTTATTAAGTCATCTTTATTCCTTATTATTTCGCATTTTGTTTTTAAAATCTCAGCATAATTGTTTAAATGATCAACAGCTCCTATTTTATATTGATCAATAGTTAAAAATTTTATGTTCATATCCTTATAAACTCTATACTGAGAAGCTAATTTTACAAGAGTTGTCGTTTTTCCCACACCAGTAGGACCTATTAAAACAATTACATCTCCTTTTTCAAAAGTATTACAACAAATATTAATGTTGTTTTCAATTTCTTCATACACTTTACTTTTTATCACTTCAATAGATTGTGATTCATTAAAAGAAAGAGAATTTCTAAACTTCTCTTTTAAATGATTAATATAATCTTTTGAAAAATCAAAATTAGAAAGAGAATCACAAAATTTATCAATTAATGAAACTCCTTTTTCTTCTAATAAATTAATTTTATTAGTATTTTGAATAATCATTTGAATCTTATTTTCTATATCATTTAATTTTAAGCTAAAAAAATCTTTTAATTCGTTTACTTTTATATCATTTTGATATGTATTCAATATTGAAGATTTATTATCATAAGTGTTAATATTATTATTTAATAATTTAGATTTCTCTTCTATTATATTTTTTACATGTTTATAAAGAATAAGCTTTTGAGATATATTATCTTTATTCTGAGTATATTTAGAATTTATTTTACTAGTATTTTTATCTTCTTCTTTAATCTCTTTTTCATTTACTTCTTCAAATAAGCTATTTTGAGAATCATTTATAGCTGCTTTTTTTCTTTTATAATATCCCCTATTTATTGATTTATTATAAACTTCATCCTCAATACCAACAACAACTGAAAAATATTTTTTCTTCTTTAAAAGCCCTTTCTCTTTTTGTTCAACATTTAATATTAAAACCTCATCACCATATTGAGTTTTTAAAGTATTTTGAATCTTTTTTAAATCCTCTCCTTCAAAAGTTAAGTATCTCATAAAAACCTCATTTCATAAGTTATTAAGCCTGTTTTAATAAAGTAATTAACTCTTTTACACTCTTTTAAAATCAATAATGATAAATTTATATATTAATTATTTTTTATATTTTTTATAATATTACATTATTTTAATTTTTCTCAATCTATTTTTATAACATCAATAACTTCAATTTTATAATTTTTTGATAACTCATCAAAAGATAAAAAAACTGCTTTAGGAATAATAGAAGAAAAGAGATTTCTTAAATGTCTTCTTAATCTATTAGATACAACAACAATAAAATATTCATATCCTTTCTTATATACTTCTGCTTCTTTCTCAACAAAAACATTTATCAATTTGTTTAAATATTCTGGATTTATTGAAGTTACACCTGTTTTATCAATCTTTTCAAACTCTGAAGCAAGATAATTTTCAAGCTTTGCATCAAGTTGAACTATATATAAATATCCTTTAGAATCAGCATATTTTGCACATATTTGATTTTTAAGTTTTTGCCTTATAAATTCTACAATAATATCCGGATTATGGAAATAAGAAGTATTATCAGATATTGTTTCAAAAATTGTAGTTATATTTCTAATAGATACTTTCTCAAGAAGTAATTTCTGTAAAATTTTCTGAATTACACCATAGTATTTTTTATCATCTATTTCAGAAACCAAAGTAGGATACATTTCTTTTACTGAATCAATAATTTTTTTAACTTCTTCTCTTCCCAACAAAGAATCAACATTTTGAATTATTACTTCAGTTAAATGAGTTATAATAACTGTTGAGCTATCTATAACAGTATATCCAAGAGATTCTGCATAATTTTTATCTTTAGGATCTATCCAAATAGAAGGAAGTCCATAAGCTGGTTCTGCTATTATCTTGCCTTCAATTTGTTCACTTACAGTTCCAGGATTAATAGCAAGAAGTTTATCAGGGTATACTTCAAAAGTTGCTGCTTCTACACCATTAATCTTAATCATATATTGATTTGGATCTAGTTTTAAAGAATCTCTAACAGAAATTGTAGGAACAATCATACCATAATCATAAGCAATTTGCTTCCTTACATTTACTATTCTATCAAAAAGATCTCCACCTTGAGATTTATCAACAAGAGGTATTAAGGAATAACCAATTTCTAAAGCAATTGGGTCAACAGGAATTATTCTATCAATGGTTGTTGGCTTCTCTTTCTCTTTTTCTTTTTCCTCTTTTTCTTTAATAGAAACAGCTTCCTCTTTTTTACCTAAAAAATATGCAAATGCCCCAAACATCAATGCAAGCAATAATACTGCTAACTTTGGAAATCCAGGCAAAAAAGCAAAAAATAGCATAATTCCACTTATTATCCATAATGGCTTATATTGTTTTTTAATCTGATCAAAAAAGTCAATACCCAAGGTATTATTCGCAGACGATCTTGTCATAATGATTCCAGCAGCAGTTGAGTTTAAAATAGATGGAATTTGAGAAACAAGTCCATCACCAACAGTAAAAAGAAGAAATGTATTAACAGCAGATGTAATATCCATATTAAATTTAAATATTCCAATTAAAATTCCTCCAATAGAGTTAATAAAAGTTATCAAAATACCAACAATAACATCTCCAGAAATAAATTTAGAAGCACCATCCATATCACCATAAAAATCAGCTTCTCTTTGTAACTCTAGCCTTCTTCTTATAGCTTCTTGCTCTGTTATTATCCCAGCAGCTAGATCAGAATCGATTGACATCTGTTTACCAGGAAGAGAATCAAGAGCAAATCTTGCAGCTACTTCTGATACCCTTGTGGTTCCTTTTGTAATAACAATATATTGAACAGCTATCAATATAATGAATATAATAATTCCTACAATGTAATTACCAGCAACTACAAAATTACCAAAACTTTTAACAAGTTGACCATTAAATTGGGGACCTTTTATCAAAATAAGTCTTGTTGATGAAACATTTATAGCTAATCTAAAAAGAGTCAAAATAAGTAAAAGTGATGGAAAAATAGATAAATCAAGTGGACTTTTCGAAAATATAACCAAAATCATTACTAAAAGACCTGTTGAAATAGATAAACTCATCATAAAATCAAGGACAAAACCACTTACTGGAATAATCAACATCATTATAGTCACTATCACAAATATAACTATTATTAAATCTGGAGATTTGGCAAAGCGAGCTATATTTGCAATTTTAAAAGTATCTGCCATAATCCCTACCTTCTTTGATTATATTAAATAAATTATAAATTAATTTAATTAAGCTAATTTATTCAAATATTTTACTAAAATTTTTACTTTTCTTTTCTTTATAAACAACTTCAAAAACTTTTACCATTATTTCATAAAGATCATAAGGAATATAGTCTCCAATATCAAGTCTCTTATATAACTCTCTAGCCAAAGGTTTATTTTCATAAATATAAATATCATACTCAATAGCTATCTCTTTGATTCTCTTCGCCCAAAGATCTTCTCCTTTAGCAACAACTTTAGGTGCTATATCTATCCCATATTCGTACTTCAATGCAACCGCAATATGTGTTGGGTTTGTAATTACTACATCTGCAGTTTTAACTTCTTCGAGGGATTTTCTTTTCATTATTTCTCTTCTTCTTTTATTTCTTGCTTGTTTTATTTCAGGTCTTCCCTCTTGCTCATATATTTCCTGTTTTAGTTCATATCGAGACATTTTTAATGCTTCTATATACTCTCTTCTCTGAAAAAAATAATCAAGAATTGCTAAAATCAATATTATAACAGCTATTCTTAAAACTGTATCTCTCAAGATAATATAAAATAGTTCAAGAGTTGTCTGAATGCTATTCTGAGAAGATTGGAGTATCTTAAAGATAGAAGAATTCATTATAGACAAAAATATAGCAAAAGAACCAAAAACAACTACAAAAGATTTTAAAAAATTTACAAAACCTCTTAAACCAAAAATTTGCTTAAAGTATCTGCTAAAATTTGGTAATATTTTTTTTAAATCAGGAACAATTGCCTTAGGAAAAAAGAAAAATCCCACTTGGAAATAATTGGAAAGTATTGCTAAAATAATAGAAATTAAAGCAAAAGGTCCAAAAAAATATAAGCTTCTAATAAGACCAAACTTAAATAAAGCTCCAAAATTTCCAATGGTTATCTCTACATTTTCTTGAAGATAATAATAAAAAATATCTAAAATGTACTTTCCACTCCATTTTATTAAATAAATTAGAGATATAAGAGTCCCAAATGTCACAAAAAAAGAAACAATATCCTGTGACTTTAATATTAATCCTTCCTCTTCTCGAGCTTTTCTCTTTTTAAACTCTGTTGGAAGTTCTGTTCTACCTTCATCCTCTGCAGCAAAAAATTGAAGATCAAATTTATAAATATAATTTATCCTAACAATTTCATCCATTTTATTATATTCTCAAATAAGTTATTAAATATATTTTTTGTTATTGAAAAGAAAAATGGAAGATACATAAAAATGAGTAAAAAACCAACTATTACAGAAATATCTAAACCAATACTAAAAACATTTATTCTTGGAGCAAATTTAGAAATTATTCCAAGAACAATATTTACAAGTAAAAGACATACCATAATAGGTATTGCAATTTGTAATGCTATTAAAAAATATGTTAAAAAAAGTTCTTTAACATATGGAAAAATTTTTTCAACTTTTTGTGCAAAGTTAATTCTTCCAATATAATCAAATGATCTATATAATACTAATGTGGTATATTGTAATCCATTCATAGCTATAAAAACAAGAGTTGATAATAAATTGTAAAGCTGACCTATAACAGGAGATTCAATTTCTGAAAGAGGATCAAGAACTTCTGAAATACCTAATCCCATTTGAAATGAAAAAAATTGTGCTGCTAATTGAAATGCACTGAATATTATATTTAAAAATAATCCAATTGAAATACCAATAAAAAATTCATTTAATAATAGCAAAAAATATTCATAAAAATCCTTTGGAATGGAAGGATAACCTTTACCAGTTACAAGATAAAATATAGATGCAGACATAAAAAAAACTAAAGTTAAAATAAACTCCCTTGGAACTAATGTTGAAGAGAATATTGGGCTTGATATTGTTATACCAAGTATTCTAATGAAAATAAGTAAAAAGACTGGAAAAATATCTCTAAAATAGAAAGGTACCATATCTATATAATTCTATAAACTTTTATTTAATAATTTTATAATAATATTATTTTATCATTTGAGGAAGTAAATTAAATATATAAATTGTATAATCCATAAGTTTCTTCAATATCCATGGGCCCATAAATATTAAAATAGCAAAAACAGCAACCAGTTTTGGTACAAAAGTTAAAGTTTGTTCTTGTATCTGGGTTGTTGCTTGTAAAATAGAAATTATAAGACCTACAAGCATTGAAGCAAGCAAAATCGGTGCAGAAATAATCAATAAGTTATAAAGTGAAACTCTCATTACATCTAAAAAATTTCCCATTGTCATTTTATTTTCCTAAATTTTTTAATTTGTTCTTTTAATTAAAAATTATTTATCATCTTTAAATATTTTAATTAACAACTCAATCTTACATCCTAAAAGACTTAACAAGGTTTCCAATAAGAAGATCCCATCCATTAACAAGAACAAAAATAATTATCTTAAATGGTAATGATATCATAACGGGAGGAAGCATGATCATACCCATAGACATAAGAGTTGCAGAAACCATCATATCAATAAGGACAAAAGGAATCATTATTAAGATTCCCATATTAAATGCAGTTTTTAATTCTGAAAGAATAAAAGCTGGAATAAGTATATATGTTGGTAAATCAGCAAAAGTTGCAGGAGGGCCCTTTTTTGTAATATTAAGGAAAAGTCTTATATCATCGATCCTTGTTTGATTAAACATAAATATTCTTAGGGGTTCAATTCCTTTATTATAGAATTCTTGGAGATTTATCTTGCCATTCATATATGGAATAATTGCATTATTATTTATCTGTTGAAATGTTGGCATCATTATCATAAAAGTTAAAAAAAGGGCTAAACCAGCCATAACCTGCGATGGAGGCATCTGTTGAGTTCCTAACCCTCTTTTAAGAAAATCAAATACTATTATTAATCTAACATAAGAAGTTACAGAAATTATTATCGATGGAGCTAATGTTAACAGTGATACAAGAAGTAAAACTTCCAAAGAAAGAGCAACATCTCTGGGGGTTCTAGCTTGCCTTACATTTAAGTCAACAAAAGGGATTGGTATAGTACCTTCTTCTTGAGCATTTAAAGGAGAAAATATGGGCAAAATAATAAAAAATAAAATAAAAAAAGAAATTAAAAATGAAGAAGATTTAATAATTTTATTTATAAAAAATTTTAAGATAAGCAAAAGTTTATTTAATAAATAACAATGATTAAAAAGATTTTTATTTTGCATCCCCCTCCCCTTAATATTAACAGAAAAATAGAATTAATTTGAAGATAGATATTCAATTAAAATTTATTTCTTTTTTTTAATTTGTCAATATTTTTTGTTAAAAATTGTTATTTTAGTATTATTAAAAAATAAAATTTATAAAAAATTTAATGATAGAAAATTTTAGGTATTATTAAAAATAAGTTTAACTTTTGTTCCTTTATTTATTTCAGATTCAATAAATATTTTCCCTCCATAGTTTTTAACTAGAGTACTTGTTATATACAAACCAAGCCCTGTTCCTTCATCGCCTTTTGTTGAAAAAAAAGGTTCAAAAGCTCTGTTCAGTGTTTCTTCGTCCATTCCTATACCATCATCAACAATTTCAATGACATCAAAACTATTATCTCTGTAAGTTTTAATATTAATAGTACCTTTCTCTTTTATAGCCTGATAAGAATTTAATATTAAGTTTACAATTATTTGCTCAAAGTGGGCTTTATTAATTTTTATCTTACCAACATCTCCTTTTTCAAAATTTAACTTTGCCTTACTTTCAATAGTTTTTTTGACTATTGATATAACATTCTCAATAAGTTCATTTATATCAAAATAAGAAATTTTCTCTTCATCTTTTTTAGCAAAAGATCTAAAATTTTGAATAATTTCAATTATTTTTGAAATTCCTAATTGAGTGTTTTTTATAAGTTCTTTAAACTTTTCAATATTTTGATAAAAGTTCATCCCTTTAAAAGAAAAATTATTTAATATTTCACTGTCTTTTCCATATAATTTTTCAATAAAATTTATAAATGATTCTATAAAATTAAAATAATAGTTATAAAAAAGATCAATATTTCCTTTAATGTAAGTTATAGGAGTATTTATTTCATGAAGAATACTTGTTGTCATTATCCCCATCGAAATTAATCTATCTGAATGGATTAATTCAGCCATTTTTGATTTAATTTCAGCTTCTATTTTTAAATTAATAGATTTTAAATATTCCAAATTTTTCTTATATATCAATAAATTTTTAACTTTAATAGGTAAAACCACATTTAATAAATTAGTATCTAAAGGTTTAACGATATAGTCAAAAACTCCTTTTAAAAAAGCTTGATTAATATTTTCCGAATCCTCTAAAGCTGAAATAACAATAATAACTAGATTATCAAACAAATTATCATTTTTTAATCTTTCAATCAACTGAAAACCATCCATTTCAGGCATTATGATATCTAAAAAAACAATATCAATCTTTTCATTTTTAATACAATTGTAAGCTTCTATACCCGAACTAGCTTCTAAAACATCAATTTCTTTAAATAAATTTTTTAAGCTATTAATAAGAATATTTCTATTTATTACTTCATCATCAACTATAAGAATTTTTATATTCTCTAAAGATGTAACATTAAAATTATTAACAAAATCCATAAAAAGTATCCTTTTAAAAAAGACATTAAATTTTAATAAACTT
The window above is part of the Spirochaetota bacterium genome. Proteins encoded here:
- the flhA gene encoding flagellar biosynthesis protein FlhA produces the protein MADTFKIANIARFAKSPDLIIVIFVIVTIMMLIIPVSGFVLDFMMSLSISTGLLVMILVIFSKSPLDLSIFPSLLLILTLFRLAINVSSTRLILIKGPQFNGQLVKSFGNFVVAGNYIVGIIIFIILIAVQYIVITKGTTRVSEVAARFALDSLPGKQMSIDSDLAAGIITEQEAIRRRLELQREADFYGDMDGASKFISGDVIVGILITFINSIGGILIGIFKFNMDITSAVNTFLLFTVGDGLVSQIPSILNSTAAGIIMTRSSANNTLGIDFFDQIKKQYKPLWIISGIMLFFAFLPGFPKLAVLLLALMFGAFAYFLGKKEEAVSIKEKEEKEKEKEKPTTIDRIIPVDPIALEIGYSLIPLVDKSQGGDLFDRIVNVRKQIAYDYGMIVPTISVRDSLKLDPNQYMIKINGVEAATFEVYPDKLLAINPGTVSEQIEGKIIAEPAYGLPSIWIDPKDKNYAESLGYTVIDSSTVIITHLTEVIIQNVDSLLGREEVKKIIDSVKEMYPTLVSEIDDKKYYGVIQKILQKLLLEKVSIRNITTIFETISDNTSYFHNPDIIVEFIRQKLKNQICAKYADSKGYLYIVQLDAKLENYLASEFEKIDKTGVTSINPEYLNKLINVFVEKEAEVYKKGYEYFIVVVSNRLRRHLRNLFSSIIPKAVFLSFDELSKNYKIEVIDVIKID
- a CDS encoding EscU/YscU/HrcU family type III secretion system export apparatus switch protein, which translates into the protein MDEIVRINYIYKFDLQFFAAEDEGRTELPTEFKKRKAREEEGLILKSQDIVSFFVTFGTLISLIYLIKWSGKYILDIFYYYLQENVEITIGNFGALFKFGLIRSLYFFGPFALISIILAILSNYFQVGFFFFPKAIVPDLKKILPNFSRYFKQIFGLRGFVNFLKSFVVVFGSFAIFLSIMNSSIFKILQSSQNSIQTTLELFYIILRDTVLRIAVIILILAILDYFFQRREYIEALKMSRYELKQEIYEQEGRPEIKQARNKRRREIMKRKSLEEVKTADVVITNPTHIAVALKYEYGIDIAPKVVAKGEDLWAKRIKEIAIEYDIYIYENKPLARELYKRLDIGDYIPYDLYEIMVKVFEVVYKEKKSKNFSKIFE
- the fliR gene encoding flagellar biosynthetic protein FliR, with the translated sequence MVPFYFRDIFPVFLLIFIRILGITISSPIFSSTLVPREFILTLVFFMSASIFYLVTGKGYPSIPKDFYEYFLLLLNEFFIGISIGLFLNIIFSAFQLAAQFFSFQMGLGISEVLDPLSEIESPVIGQLYNLLSTLVFIAMNGLQYTTLVLYRSFDYIGRINFAQKVEKIFPYVKELFLTYFLIALQIAIPIMVCLLLVNIVLGIISKFAPRINVFSIGLDISVIVGFLLIFMYLPFFFSITKNIFNNLFENIIKWMKLLG
- the fliQ gene encoding flagellar biosynthesis protein FliQ codes for the protein MTMGNFLDVMRVSLYNLLIISAPILLASMLVGLIISILQATTQIQEQTLTFVPKLVAVFAILIFMGPWILKKLMDYTIYIFNLLPQMIK
- the fliP gene encoding flagellar type III secretion system pore protein FliP (The bacterial flagellar biogenesis protein FliP forms a type III secretion system (T3SS)-type pore required for flagellar assembly.), with the translated sequence MQNKNLFNHCYLLNKLLLILKFFINKIIKSSSFLISFFILFFIILPIFSPLNAQEEGTIPIPFVDLNVRQARTPRDVALSLEVLLLVSLLTLAPSIIISVTSYVRLIIVFDFLKRGLGTQQMPPSQVMAGLALFLTFMIMMPTFQQINNNAIIPYMNGKINLQEFYNKGIEPLRIFMFNQTRIDDIRLFLNITKKGPPATFADLPTYILIPAFILSELKTAFNMGILIMIPFVLIDMMVSATLMSMGMIMLPPVMISLPFKIIIFVLVNGWDLLIGNLVKSFRM
- a CDS encoding response regulator, which gives rise to MDFVNNFNVTSLENIKILIVDDEVINRNILINSLKNLFKEIDVLEASSGIEAYNCIKNEKIDIVFLDIIMPEMDGFQLIERLKNDNLFDNLVIIVISALEDSENINQAFLKGVFDYIVKPLDTNLLNVVLPIKVKNLLIYKKNLEYLKSINLKIEAEIKSKMAELIHSDRLISMGIMTTSILHEINTPITYIKGNIDLFYNYYFNFIESFINFIEKLYGKDSEILNNFSFKGMNFYQNIEKFKELIKNTQLGISKIIEIIQNFRSFAKKDEEKISYFDINELIENVISIVKKTIESKAKLNFEKGDVGKIKINKAHFEQIIVNLILNSYQAIKEKGTINIKTYRDNSFDVIEIVDDGIGMDEETLNRAFEPFFSTKGDEGTGLGLYITSTLVKNYGGKIFIESEINKGTKVKLIFNNT